One Drosophila willistoni isolate 14030-0811.24 chromosome XL unlocalized genomic scaffold, UCI_dwil_1.1 Seg142, whole genome shotgun sequence genomic region harbors:
- the LOC6652892 gene encoding probable RNA-binding protein CG14230: MGSTRFFLADLPSRTNESDLIGLFQDYGQVQHVDLKRKDEDETQAAKVIAFVTVQSDDAQYCVNELNWQKLHGAKLKVSLAKESFLDRLKREREENQQKDQQQSDYTQYNENSSQLLKQNTQNKRRVFGEDEEIGDDEIAPELLITKKRASHSIHNGKIVIQQEHDVKPLHVIENYKKSDKRTSKDAIVSKAEQKRKESQNKMRQEHQQKKSAIQMALSSEGIQSKRIKFSDAEEEDETEKKPTEKPKRDIFAADQDDDEEEDENVLLPQYAGKKGERLVELQSKQSLDPRFRITGNFVDDEEDEAENDDEDKSQTQENERNWQMGILEQVVGHKLTNESGSKGESKKKKMLRFDPAKEDDQKLVRQKPIAKESPEDKRDNNGTSASAPAPAAAVVSKSAFYMVTDTLKESLNMRGEGFSLLDMFGSAHDEELAKRQGQLEKLSNEKILVNKSNAHKLDLVAVINPFSYDSSDSENDEESAKKPPQTEVNENEAPANATNQSKKKMNKIQMESFFIPKNDPRLKEGAKFFKVSKAEVMAHADYDQVKNRLKLLITNKIAKTKKNQPAKDMMKNRHKKNTKQIKSK, from the exons ATGGGCAGCACACGTTTCTTTTTGGCAGACTTGCCGTCCAGAACAAACGAATCCGACCTAATAGGGCTTTTTCAGGATTATGGCCAAGTGCAGCATGTGGATCTGAAGAGGAAGGATGAAGACGAAACACAGGCGGCCAAGGTGATAGCTTTTGTGACTGTCCAGTCGGATGATGCCCAATATT GTGTCAATGAGCTGAACTGGCAAAAACTACATGGCGCTAAGCTAAAAGTTTCTCTAGCTAAAGAGTCCTTCTTGGATCGACTCAAGCGTGAGCGCGAAGAGAATCAGCAAAAGGACCAACAGCAGTCGGATTACACACAGTATAATGAAAACAGTTCCCAGCTGCTAAAGCAAAATACCCAAAATAAGCGACGAGTTTTCGGCGAAGATGAAGAAATCGGGGACGATGAGATTGCCCCCGAGCTGCTAATCACCAAGAAACGGGCCTCACACTCCATCCACAATGGCAAGATCGTTATTCAGCAGGAGCACGATGTCAAGCCTTTGCATGTTATTGAAAATTACAAAAAGTCCGACAAGCGCACTTCAAAGGATGCAATTGTAAGCAAAGCGGAACAGAAACGCAAGGagtcacaaaacaaaatgagacAAGAGCATCAGCAAAAGAAATCGGCCATACAAATGGCGCTCTCGTCTGAGGGAATTCAATCAAAACGTATCAAATTCAGCGATGCGGAAGAGGAGGATGAGACAGAAAAAAAGCCAAcggaaaaacccaaaagagaTATCTTTGCTGCTGACCAAGACGACGACGAGGAAGAAGATGAGAACGTTCTATTGCCTCAATATGCGGGCAAAAAGGGTGAACGTCTAGTGGAATTGCAAAGTAAACAGAGTTTGGATCCTCGATTCCGTATAACGGGTAATTTTGTGGACGATGAAGAAGATGAGGCCGagaatgatgatgaagataaATCCCAGACGCAGGAGAATGAACGCAATTGGCAAATGGGCATCCTAGAACAAGTTGTTGGACACAAGCTAACAAACGAATCTGGAAGTAAGGgtgaaagtaaaaaaaagaaaatgcttCGGTTTGATCCGGCCAAAGAGGACGATCAGAAACTAGTGCGCCAGAAGCCAATTGCAAAAGAAAGCCCAGAGGATAAGAGGGATAACAATGGAACATCTGCCTCTGCTCCTGCTCCAGCTGCAGCTGTGGTATCCAAGTCTGCGTTCTACATGGTCACAGATACCCTGAAGGAATCATTAAATATGCGTGGCGAAGGCTTCAGTTTGTTGGACATGTTTGGCAGTGCCCATGACGAGGAATTGGCCAAACGACAAGGGCAATTGGAAAAACTAAGCAACGAGAAGATTTTGGTTAATAAATCAAATGCACATAAACTCGATCTGGTTGCCGTAATCAATCCCTTTAGTTACGATTCGTCGGACAGTGAAAACGATGAAGAATCTGCAAAGAAGCCCCCACAAACAGAGGTCAATGAAAATGAGGCACCAGCAAACGCAACTAATCAGTCTAAGAAAAAGATgaataaaattcaaatggaaTCATTCTTTATACCAAAAAATGATCCAAGGCTCAAGG AGGGAGCCAAGTTCTTTAAGGTGTCAAAAGCTGAGGTTATGGCTCACGCTGATTACGATCAGGTTAAGAATCGTCTCAAGCTTTTAATCACTAATAAAATTGCGAAAACTAAAAAGAACCAGCCTGCCAAAGATATGATGAAGAACAGGCATAAAAAGAATACCAAgcaaattaaaagtaaataa
- the LOC6652893 gene encoding midnolin homolog — translation METKTPPPVNASYHHQRAPRTPESYFNVPESVALLNIVKSERIQSAFQSNRKNHASVWEMVAEVLNRFSARKRTAKQCCNRYENLKKIYTQLKKNPERHVRRNWPYMFLFKEIEEQRGECWGSNGKRLALISKNHNELSYYQRRRQAAELGVLLNKDNLTPHQHSLLQSLSAQSHAHSTDSSQSGASKLERFLPNHFVETQLGGGGGVADTNGNGLAVGLPAGVYDDSPLQLQVAGAVAAAAAAVVAQKRAHELQLNNGGGSACGPGGGVGGGGGSGGVGGIGGGSNSGMGGCGIPVPDDEDEEEGHRAAFKDHHGHGHGLGHGIDEPPEAPDYEKDCNGALNLHHHHHHHHHHQNSSNNDNNISMKSEPLSEGEFNPDDIQLMQTNYNGTQNFYSSSIDQNILHPDVIVDTDNLSDCSSNASMKSAVAGGGAKRKLSTSTDGDSTNYELIEYLKRREKRDEELLKRMDAREERFMNLLERTVIAIETLAAGRSEPTSTSVSAAATKIAPITAPGTTTTTTTVTPSTAPPQPTTTTAKTSDATSQETNNQTRVSSPPLCLATSTTPPPAEQSNVSPCSPLSPSPVTATSEDVIVLIPDEQEA, via the exons GAGACAAAAACCCCGCCACCAGTAAATGCCAGCTATCATCATCAGCGGGCTCCGCGGACACCGGAAAGTTATTTTAATGTTCCCGAATCGGTGGCCCTGCTGAATATTGTGAAATCGGAGCGTATCCAGAGTGCCTTCCAATCGAATCGGAAGAATCATGCCAGCGTATGGGAAATGGTTGCGGAGGTCCTTAATCGGTTTAGTGCCCGCAAGAGGACAGCAAAACAGTGTTGCAATCGCTATGAGAATCTGAAAAAGATCTATACACAACTAAAAAAGAATCCGGAACGACATGTCCGCCGCAACTGGCCGTATATGTTTCTCTTTAAGGAGATTGAGGAGCAACGCGGCGAGTGCTGGGGCTCAAATGGTAAACGTCTCGCCCTGATCTCTAAGAATCACAATGAACTGTCCTACTACCAGCGGCGCAGGCAGGCAGCCGAGCTGGGTGTCCTGCTCAACAAGGATAATCTGACGCCGCATCAACACAGTCTGCTCCAGAGCCTATCCGCCCAGAGTCATGCCCATTCGACAGACTCGTCCCAGAGCGGGGCCAGCAAGCTGGAACGCTTTTTGCCCAATCATTTTGTGGAGACTCAGCTGGGTGGGGGAGGGGGCGTTGCTGACACCAATGGCAATGGCTTGGCGGTGGGCCTGCCCGCTGGGGTCTACGATGATAGCCCACTACAGTTGCAGGTGGCCGGCGctgtggcagcagcagccgctgcTGTTGTGGCACAAAAGCGAGCTCATGAACTCCAGCTGAACAACGGTGGCGGATCGGCGTGTGGACCAGGAGGaggtgttggtggtggtggaggaagtggtggtgttggtggtatTGGCGGTGGCAGCAACAGCGGTATGGGTGGCTGTGGCATTCCAGTCCCCGACGATGAGGATGAAGAGGAAGGGCACAGGGCTGCATTTAAGGATCATCATGGACATGGCCATGGTCTGGGGCATGGCATCGATGAGCCACCCGAAGCTCCAGACTACGAGAAGGATTGCAATGGAGCACTTAATTTGcaccaccatcatcatcatcatcatcatcaccagaacagcagcaacaacgacaacaacataTCCATGAA ATCAGAACCACTCTCTGAAGGTGAATTCAACCCCGATGACATACAACTGATGCAGACCAATTACAATGG AACACAGAACTTTTATTCGTCCAGCATAGATCAAAACATATTGCATCCAGATGTCATAGTGGACACAGATAATCTGTCCGACTGCAGTTCGAATGCGTCCATGAAGAGCGCTGTTGCTGGAGGGGGCGCCAAAAGGAAATTGTCCACCTCAACCGATGGCGACAGCACCAATTATGAATTGATTGAGTACCTGAAGCGAAGGGAGAAACGGGACGAGGAACTGCTCAAGCGAATGGATGCCCGTGAGGAACGTTTCATGAATCTCCTGGAGCGCACTGTCATCGCCATTGAGACATTGGCAGCTGGCAGATCAGAGCCAACATCAACATCAgtatcagcagcagcaactaaaATAGCTCCGATAACTGCAccaggaacaacaacaacgacaacaacagtTACACCGTCAACTGCACCAccacaaccaacaacaacaacagccaagACATCAGACGCAACAAGTCAAGAGACTAATAACCAAACAAGGGTATCATCGCCACCTCTATGTTTAGCCACGTCAACAACTCCTCCACCCGCCGAGCAATCCAACGTCAGTCCTTGCAGTCCTCTTAGTCCTAGTCCCGTAACTGCCACCAGTGAGGACGTGATTGTCCTGATTCCCGACGAACAGGAGGCGTAG